The nucleotide window GCTGCCCGTTTCGTCCTCCCAGACGGAAATACGGAGCGGCAGCTCCAGAGAGACGCTCTGATCCGCCTGCATCAGGCCGGTGCCAACTTTGGGAGAACCAAAGACCAGGACCGTGGTGGGACGAAGGGAGAGTCCCGCCTGTTTTGCATTTTCGGCGTGGTCGAACTTGGCGAATAGAGGAATCTCGCGAGCGGCCAATTCTTTTTCCAGCTTTCCGACCGTTTCCTGAACCGGCAGCTGACCCTCGAGCAGGTATAATTTGTTGTCGTCATAGTTGGTGGAGAGCAGGTCGCCAAAGGCTCCGGCAATCCTTCGGCCGAGATTTGTGAAATCTACTCCCTCCCGGTTTGCGAGCAGGGTCACGCAGACCAGCTCATCCGGGTGCGTAAAACGGCTTAAAAATGAGGAATATCCAGGGACAGAGCCTTTGATATCCATGAGTCCGCGGTGCTTATAGAACTGCCATCCGGCCACGGCGGGAACCTCCTCGCCGCTTGGGAGCTTCCAGGGGGCGTAGATCAGCGAGCGGTGCTCTGGCTCATGGATCAGTACGCCTCCTGCGAGTCCGATGTCCCAGAAGGAAATATCCTGCGCCGATGCCCAGATATCAGAGAATCCCCGAAGTGCCGAAGAAGAGACGCGGGGAATCAGCCTGCCGTCCGGCCCATAACTGGCAGCCGTTTCGGTGGGATCAATATAGGCTCCGTTCTTTTTAAAGATCTGGTGGACATTTTCAGAGAGGGAAACATCTTCGTGGACAAATTTATCCAGGTCCTCCGCAAATCCCGTGCGCCGCAGTCCTAAAAATTCAATCTGGCGCTGTGTGACGAAGTCATGATAGGTTTTTCCGCTCACTCGTTCAATGATTTCCGTCAGCAGCAGAAAGTTGGTGGCGCTCTGCTCTACATTCGTTCCGGGAGCAAATGTCAGGGGACGGCCTGCGGCGAGTTCTATGAGCCGGCTGAATTCCCATTCCTGGTGCGGGTCCCATGCTTCACTTTTGCGGTAATCCGGCAGGCCGGACGCGTGGCGCAGCAGCTGAAGAAGAGTGATCTTTTGCCACGTTTTCGGGATATCTGGGATGTATGTGCCGACATTGTCCGAAAGATTCAGTCTGCTGTCTTCGTATAGCTGCATTGCCGCCACGGCGGCAAACGCCTGAGAAATCGGTCCGGATGGCCACATGGTGTTGGCGGAGGCAAGACGCTTCTGCCCCGCGTCGGAAAGACCGTATCCTACAACTCGCGGAATGTACGGAGCCTGTACGATGGCAAGGGTCAGGCCGGGGATTTTCTTCCGCCGCATAAATTCCCAGATCATCTGGTCTACAGTCTCACCGAGGTAGGAGACATCGGCACTGCCTCTCATTTTCATGGTTTCACGTTCTCGTGTGTTCATATTGCCTTCCTCTCTGTGTCAGTGATATCTAATGACGTATACCACTGCCGCGAATCAGCAGTTTATTTGCCGCTGCCGCCAATAGTTTCATAAGGCCAGTCCACAATTCCGCCGAAATCGTAGATCTGCGTGTAGCCTAATTTCACCAGTTTGTCTGATGCCTGTTTACTGCGTACACCGGTACGGCAGTGGATCAAGAGTACCGCATCCTTATCAGGCAGCAATTCAGGCGGTTCCGTTCCAATGGATTCCACCGGTACCAGCACGGCATCAGGAATATGTTTTTCGGCGTATTCCTCTGCCGTGCGGACGTCCACCACGGTGACGCCGCCCTCATCGAGCATTTTCTTGGCTTCTTCCGCCGTGATCTTGTGGTAGGCTTCCCCATCGGACGGCTTGCTTTTTGAAGAACAGGCGGCGAACAGTACTGCACAGCATATAGCAAGAGTTAAAACTAACGGCATTCGTTTCATGAGCTTCCCTCTCTGTTCTGTATATATTTTTATTACAGTTATATTGTAATAATAGCAGGTACAGTATAGGCTGTCAAGAGAAGATTATAAAATTTTGTTACAAATGGTAAATAATCAGAGAATAATGGATTTTTCTTGTAACTGGCGGAAGATTGGATGGATGGAAGTATTTTCGAATTTCTCTTGTTACGATAAGACATTTAAAATCATCGGACAACCTGCTTTCGACATTTTTATTGACTTTATTTTACCAACCGGATATAATGATTTCATAGAAAAGCGGCGTTGGGAAATACTCCCGGCGCCGCTCATTTTATGAAGGCCTGCGGAGAACCCGCAGATGTGGCCGGCCTTTGAAGGCCGGCATCCGAAGTGAGGTGAGACTGTGTACCGTATTATGGTCTGCGACGATGATAAAGCTGACCGGGAGAAGACAGAAGCTTTAGTCATCCGCTTAATGGAAAGGCTGGGTGAAGCCTGCCGGACGGAATATGCGGCGTCTCCGGAAGAGTTACTGAGAGCCAGGGAAAAGGGGGCGGAATGGGATCTGATCCTTTTGGATATTCTGATGGACGGGCCTTCGGGCCTTCAGCTGGCGGAGGAACTGCACCGGGACGGCGACGGGACAGACGTGGTATTTGTCACCAGCTGCGCGGAATATGCACTGGAGGGATACCGTTCCTATCCGGTGAGCTATCTGCTCAAACCTTTGACGAAAGAGAACCTGATGCCGGTATTGGAGCACTGCTTGTCCCGCTGGCGCGAAGAACCGTTTTTAAACCTGGATATCGGGGAAGGAGGCAGGGAAATGGTGCCCCTAAAGGAGATCTGCTATATTGAAGTGTTCCGCCGGGAGCTGGTGGTGCACTGTGCCGGCCGGGACGTCACGGGCACGGGGGCGCTCTCGGCCGTCATAAAACAGCTGCCCGCCACAAAATTTTACAGAAGTCACAGGAGCTTTCTTGTCAATCTGGAATGGGTCACCGGGATCCAGCGCTATCACTATATCCTGAAAGACAGAAATACGGTTCCGATCGCGGTGCGGAGCTATGCGGAGGCGCAGCAGAAATGGCTGGACTATTTTAGCTGACGGAGCTGGGCAGGGACAAGATTCCGCGGACCGTAAAGGTTCCGTTCTCTTTCACAGCGCTCATGGCGCCGCTGTACTTTTCCGTGATGCGGGCTATCGCCGGCAGGCCAAGGCCGTGATTTTGGCTGTCCTGCTTCGTAGTGGGAAACGGCCCGGAGCTTTTTCCGGGGCCGGCGGAGTTGACGCAGAGAAAGGACAGCAGGTTCCCGTTCAGGGACATTTCAAAGCGGATATATGGCTTCACCTCGCGGGGAAGAGAAGTACAGGCTTCCACGGCGTTCTGCAGGAGATTGGAAAGCAGAGTGCAGAGCTCTGCGTCCGAAAACGCCAGTTGATCCGGCACAAGGACAAGGCAGTCCACCTTTATTCCTTTTTGGCGCGCCGGCTCCAGATAGCTGCACAGCATGGCGTTGATGAGAAAGTGGCCGGAGTAGTACAGGGAAGGGAGCGCGTTCTTTTCATTTCGGAGTACACGAAGGTATTCTTCGAGACGCGGAAGGCTTCCTTCTTTACAGAGAGCGGATAATGCTTCGATATGATGATTCAGCTCATGCTTCATGGCCCTGACTTGCCTGGCGTTTTTCTGCATCTGTGCTGCGCTCTCAGCCGCAAACCGGTATTGCAGAGATACGGTTTGGAGCTCCCTGCTTTCTCTCAAAAGGGAGAGAATACGGCGGACCATCATGACGGCAAACAAAAGAACTAGGAGGACGCCTGCGTACTCATTCTGCCACAGTCCGCGGATCGGTTCAAACATGTTGGAATCCCACAGATCAATCAGGACACTGACTCCGAGAACGGCGGCCGCCCCCATGATCAGAGCGGCAGATTCCGAATTTTTCCGATAAAGCCCGATGCCTGTCAGGACTGCCAGGACGGCCCAGACGAAAAGCTTGTACCAGTCGGTAAAGAAACCGTAGAATTTGACGAAGCCGCCGTCAGCGGGTATGAGGACCAGGACGGAGAACGCAGTAAAAAGACATGCGGCGAGGAGAAACGGCCGCAGCGCCCGGCGGTACCATTTTTCCCGTTCCAGGTGTGCCGACAGAGCGGCCAGATGGACGGCTTGAGCCAGCACAAAAAGCCAGGAAGAATCCTCAGCCGCATACCAGAGCCTGCCCGCAGCGCCTGCCTGCCAGATGAGGGGATGGGCGCAGTAAACGGAAAAAGCCAGGCACAGAAGGCCGAAATGGAAGAACAGCTTGTCCCTGTATTTGGACAGCCACACCGCCGCGGAAAATAAAGCAAGGGTCAGTCCGGAAAAGCAGACCGCGGTATAACATAAGGTGCGGATGAAGAACAGACGGCTGATCTCCTCCGGGGTTCCCAGGGCGGGAGGATAAGTCAGTCCGCTGTAGTAGTGGTCTTGGTTTACAGTCTCCAAGGTGAGCAGGGTATCCGGTCCGCCCACCGGGACGGCGGCCTGGGTCCCGTCCCCGTCGGTGACTGCGGGGACGCCGTTTATATATAAGGTATATTGTGTGAAGATAGTAGGAATCTCCAGGAGAAGGATACGGGGAGCGCCTTCATACCGGAGGGTGAGAGTATAAGTTCCCGTTCCGAAGGGGGAATTCCTTTCGGACAGATAGGAAAAATTGGAATACTGCCCGATAAAGACTTCCTGCCCGTCCAGCAGCCATCCGTCTATCAAAAATAACGGACGGCCGAGGTCGGATTCGGAGAAGGCAAACACACCGTTTTCCCCATATGGAGGGCCGGCGGTATATTTGTTGTCGGCCCTGTAAGCGAGGGCCAGGAGCAGAGAAAAAATCAGCAGCGCGGCGGCAGCGGGAGCTGAGGAAAGGAAGTGTCTTTTATGGATTTTTCGCATTGCAGAGCCTTTCTTATGCTGTGTGCGCTGTTGCTGTTTGGCGCGGCGGCGCAGGTATGTGCGGCAGACAGCGGACTGACAGGTTATTATGAAGATATTGAGCCGAAGGAGGATCTGTACCTCCCTTCCGGTGCCAGCTACGAGGATTTTAAAAGCGAAGCGGGCTGGTTTAGGTGGCTGTACTTAAACGGGGATGAATCGGAAGATCCTCTGTTCTTCCCGGTTGAATGGGATCAGTCGGAATATGAGGGCGCCTTGAGCAGAGGAGAAAAGGTTTTTTCTGTTCATGGAGAATATAAGCCGCCGGATCCGGAGTCTCAGGCGTGGGATGAGACGACCCATGACAGATGGGATTCTGGCGAAATCCAGATTAAACCTGGGAGCGCCATAGAGATCATTGTCCATATCCGCCCTGAGGATTTGGTCACAGTCTATAAACCCAGTCCCGACATGCAGATTCAGACAATCTGGATAGACCGGGATTCGCCTCCGGACTTTTCTTCCTTGTATTTGGCCAAATATGATTGCCTGATACAGGAAGAAAGTCCCTATGATACGGAATGGCTGGATTTCAGAATCATCTGGGATGAAGCATCTTATGTAAAAGGACTTCAAAGCGGGGCCGGCAGCTTTGAGGTCACGGGGATTTATAGTGAGCCCTTTTATCCGGAAACGTGGCAGCAGGAACTTTATGAAGCGGGGCTGATTCGTTCAGAAGGCCGTACCTTTGTTGTGGTACGAGTTAAAGATCCCGAGGAACAGATTTACGAGAATCCGTACAGCAGCCGCTTCGGCTATATGTTTCCCCATGAACTGAATGTCTATATCCGTCCGGATACCGGATTTAACGAGGCATTTTTGCCGGCGCTTGGAACCCTGACCATATCTGCCGGAGAAGCGGGCACGATAATGGAATTTGGCCTGGAATGGGATAGGGCAGAGTATGAAGCGGGAATCGCCGGCGGTGAGGACAGTTTTACCGTTTCCGGACACTACGGGCTTAACCCTGGATGGAGCGCAGAAGACCAGGATCGTTTTAAGGATGGACACATAAGGATTGCCGGAGGCACGCCTGAGCCTATCCTCACGGTACATCTCCTGCGGGAGGATCTGCCTTTTACAGTGAAGATGCAGAACCGGGGCGGAGAGCTGATTCCTACCTTTACTTTTCCCTGGCCAAACGGTGCAAAGGAGGTGAACTGGTCCTTTTCCTTTGACAAAGAAACCTGGTATCAGGGGAGCCTTTTATGGAGCTCGGAGTATGAATACAACGATGCATATGACACCGGCGTCGTCTATGATGAGGACGACAGGATGATCGCAGTCCCCGAGGAAGCGCCTGTTCCGCTCTATTGCAAGCTGACAGTGACAGGCTCTGCTTTTGCCGGTGAAACGAAGATCATGAAAGTTTCGCCGGATGGGGAAGGAAACTGGACCATGGACGAGGATCAGAGCGGCGATCACGGAGGAGGCGGACAGGGGGAACATGACCGCCCGGGGAAGGCAGAGACGGAAGACAGCAAAGTCTCTCCTGCGCCGGACATTCCGTCTCCCCCGGAGGAAGAGGCGGCCTCAGAATCCTACAAGGAACGGGAAACAGTTCCAGTATCTATATCCCTGAAAGACTTGCCGGCAGCGGAAACGGCCGGAGCAGTACCCTGCTGGCCCTCCGGGAACCAAGCTGCCGCGGAAGAATCCGCGGAACCTGTTGCAGAGCGGGAAGCGGAGGACGAGACGGCGTCTCTCAGGGAAGAGGCGGCCGATTCGGAGGACAGAGACAATGCACAGATTCCTGCGAAAAACGCAGGAATCCAGCCTTTTGCGGGACATACGCTTAAATATATCGCTGCTGCCGCTGCTACGGTTCTGCTCATATTGTTTGGCATCAGCCTGGAAATACACCATAAAAAGAAACCATAAAGAGAGAAAGCGCCATTGCACAATGGTGCTTTTTTTCTAAGATAGGCTTTTCCAATTTGTTCTTAATTTAACATACTAAATTCTATACGTCAACGGAATGGTATATCATTCGTACCCTATTTCCGTCATTCATGCGGAGTCTCTCCTATTTTCCATTTCTTTTGCTATAATGTGAAAAATCCTGCAATTCATGTCGAATATCCCACGGATTTTGTCAATTATCCCGACTGAGCGCGCAGGAAGGGAATTTATGGTAATTTATTATCGGAAGGGAGGGATTTCGGATGCTTTATATAGCGGTATGCGATGATATCGAAGAGGAACGTTCGGCGCTCCGCTGTTTTCTGAACTCCTATTTCGTTCAGAATCCGTATCCCTATACCATAACCGAATATGCGACAGGGGAATCTCTTTGCGATGATATTTCGGAAGGCTCCCGGTTCGATCTTATTTTCCTGGATATTTTCATGTCCGGTATGTCCGGAATTGAGACCGCCAGGCAGCTGCGAGAATATGACCGGCAGGCGGCGGTTATTTTTTTGACGACTACCCCCGATTTTGCCCTGGAGAGCTATGATGTACGCGCTTATGGATATTTGGTGAAGCCTCTGAAAGCGCAAAAGGCGGAGTGGCTGCTGGACTGCTATTTGCGGGAAGAATATGGCGGAAGGCAAAAGACCCTGATGGTGCGGGAGGGAAGCCGCGGAGTCCGTATTCCATACCGGGAGATTGAATATATTGAGAGCAATCGGAATCTGCTGCTGGTACACCTTGAAAACGAGGAAGTGCACCGGGTCTACGCCAAGCTGGACGATGTGGAGCAGGAATTGGCCAGCCATGGTTTTCTGCGTTGCCACCAGAGCTTTCTCATCAATATGGAGCGGGTGCAAGCGGCTCTTGACGATTTTGTCATGGAGTCCGGAACACGTGTGCCAATCCGGCAGCGGGGCGCTAAAGCAATTCGGGATAATTACTTTGAGTACATTTTGTCTCAGGCGGAACGGACACGGATTTAGGAGGGACTCAGATGTCTGACGGTCTTGGAGCCGCCGTCGCAGGCGGCGGAGTGCTCTGTTTTTTCATTGGTATGACGCATACCTTTTACCATTCCAGACGAAAGAACCTCCAAACGATTCTTTGCTGGGTACTCTGCATTTTATTTGTGTGTCTTTTCAGCAGCTTTTTACATCCCTTCTTTGGCAGCCGTTCGGTGGAAATGGCAGGCCTGTTTCTGATATTTGCTTATCTTTATTTGTTCAATGTGCCAGTCAGACAGCGGCTGTTCACTTTCTTTTTTATAAATACCTTCTTATATGCGGCAGTCCTGATGGCGAAATATACCGCTTTGCTGTTATGTGACGTCTGCCCGGCGCATTTTTCCCGTTTTGGTTTTATGATGTTCTATTTTATCTATACGTTTTTATGTCTCTGGATCTACTGGAAAAAGCTTCGGAAGCCGGTCTTGCGGTGGCTTCTTCAATTTGGGCGCCATTCCCGGGGCGCTGCAGTGTTTGCGGGATCCGGATATTTTTTGATGCTGCTTTTGTTTGATGTCTGGGGGAATCAGGGAGGAGCAGAGCCTGTAGAATATCTGAATGTCGTCTTGTTCCTGATCCTTCTGGCATCCGGATATTCCTTGGCCTTTTTCCATATGGCGGCCGCCGGAGAGGCGGATGAGGCAAAACGACGGGCCGAAAGGACAGCAGAAGAACTGAGAAAATCGGAGCAGTATTATAAAACGCTGACGCTACACCAGCAGAAGATCCGCCGGATGCAGCATGATATGCGCCATCATTTCCGGGTACTTGAATCATGCCTGCGAAGCGGCCAGCTTCAGTATATGCAGAGCTATCTGGACGGTCTGCTGGAAAATATTTCGGAGCATTCAGGCCAGGCGCTCTGTGCCAATTATACTGCCGGGATTCTGCTGGGGTATTACGCGGAGCGGGCAGAGGCGGAGGGGATTCGGTTCCGGTGCGATGCACAGATTCCGACGGAGATCTCCGTGCATGACAGTCATCTCAGCGTAGTACTGGGCAATGCGCTGCAAAACGCGCTGGAGGCCTGTCAGCGCCTTTCAGATAAAGAAGAACGGTTTATCGAACTTTTGGCGAGGGTGAGGGGCGGCTTTTTGATCCTGGAAGTAAAAAACAGCTTTGACGGCATGGTCATTTATGATTCTGAAGGCAAGATAAAAAGCGGAAAACTGGAGGATGATCATGGACTGGGCCTGGAAAGTGTCGCAGATATCGCGGGGCAGTATCATGGCTACTATTTCGCCGGACCGGAAGGGAAGATCTTTGTGCTGCGCGTCGTGCTGGGGCTGACAACAGAATGAAAACGGGTATGCCGTCAATTGTCCTCTTCAGGATGCCGTTTCTCCCAGGCGGGAATTCTTCTGCCCTGTTTGTGATAAAGTGAAATTACACAGGACGAAAGGCCAAGGTGGAGGAACCGTTATGAAAGACAGGCAGATGAGAACGATTATAGGCGTCACGGATGACGGATATCCGATCGTTACGGAAGACTACTGCTGTAAACACTGGACCCGCGCTAAAGACGCGGGCGGTATCAAGGAATGCTGGTACTGCAGATACGCAGACTTTCGTAAAAGCACGGAGCTGCATATCCATACCAGTATTTGCCGGTGCCCGGAAAACCGGGTGGACACAAAGCTGGACTTTCATAAAAATGAAGAAGGATAGGAGAAGTTTATTATGACTATTTCAAAAATTCAAATCGAATCCGAATTGACCGTCATTCTTGAAGGGCGCCTGGATACGACTACGGCGCCGGAGCTGGAGGCGGAATTGAAACAGAGTATGGACGGAGTTGATTGCCTGATTCTGGATATGGAGAAACTGGTGTATCTTTCTTCCGCGGGACTCAGAGTGATCCTGGGCGCGCAGAAGCAGATGAACAAGCAGGGGAAGCTCCTGGTACGCCATGTAAATGACACCATCATGGAAGTCTTTGAGGTCACTGGATTCACGGATATCCTGACGATTGAAAACTGATTGCCGGCCGGAGTGGCCATTGGAGCCGGTATGGAGGAAAATTCGATGAACGATGCG belongs to Qiania dongpingensis and includes:
- a CDS encoding serine hydrolase, with product MNTRERETMKMRGSADVSYLGETVDQMIWEFMRRKKIPGLTLAIVQAPYIPRVVGYGLSDAGQKRLASANTMWPSGPISQAFAAVAAMQLYEDSRLNLSDNVGTYIPDIPKTWQKITLLQLLRHASGLPDYRKSEAWDPHQEWEFSRLIELAAGRPLTFAPGTNVEQSATNFLLLTEIIERVSGKTYHDFVTQRQIEFLGLRRTGFAEDLDKFVHEDVSLSENVHQIFKKNGAYIDPTETAASYGPDGRLIPRVSSSALRGFSDIWASAQDISFWDIGLAGGVLIHEPEHRSLIYAPWKLPSGEEVPAVAGWQFYKHRGLMDIKGSVPGYSSFLSRFTHPDELVCVTLLANREGVDFTNLGRRIAGAFGDLLSTNYDDNKLYLLEGQLPVQETVGKLEKELAAREIPLFAKFDHAENAKQAGLSLRPTTVLVFGSPKVGTGLMQADQSVSLELPLRISVWEDETGSTWLAFPRLERMAADYSLQNRPEIEKMELLMETLVRKAGSIY
- a CDS encoding rhodanese-like domain-containing protein; the protein is MKRMPLVLTLAICCAVLFAACSSKSKPSDGEAYHKITAEEAKKMLDEGGVTVVDVRTAEEYAEKHIPDAVLVPVESIGTEPPELLPDKDAVLLIHCRTGVRSKQASDKLVKLGYTQIYDFGGIVDWPYETIGGSGK
- a CDS encoding LytR/AlgR family response regulator transcription factor; the protein is MYRIMVCDDDKADREKTEALVIRLMERLGEACRTEYAASPEELLRAREKGAEWDLILLDILMDGPSGLQLAEELHRDGDGTDVVFVTSCAEYALEGYRSYPVSYLLKPLTKENLMPVLEHCLSRWREEPFLNLDIGEGGREMVPLKEICYIEVFRRELVVHCAGRDVTGTGALSAVIKQLPATKFYRSHRSFLVNLEWVTGIQRYHYILKDRNTVPIAVRSYAEAQQKWLDYFS
- a CDS encoding GHKL domain-containing protein, whose translation is MRKIHKRHFLSSAPAAAALLIFSLLLALAYRADNKYTAGPPYGENGVFAFSESDLGRPLFLIDGWLLDGQEVFIGQYSNFSYLSERNSPFGTGTYTLTLRYEGAPRILLLEIPTIFTQYTLYINGVPAVTDGDGTQAAVPVGGPDTLLTLETVNQDHYYSGLTYPPALGTPEEISRLFFIRTLCYTAVCFSGLTLALFSAAVWLSKYRDKLFFHFGLLCLAFSVYCAHPLIWQAGAAGRLWYAAEDSSWLFVLAQAVHLAALSAHLEREKWYRRALRPFLLAACLFTAFSVLVLIPADGGFVKFYGFFTDWYKLFVWAVLAVLTGIGLYRKNSESAALIMGAAAVLGVSVLIDLWDSNMFEPIRGLWQNEYAGVLLVLLFAVMMVRRILSLLRESRELQTVSLQYRFAAESAAQMQKNARQVRAMKHELNHHIEALSALCKEGSLPRLEEYLRVLRNEKNALPSLYYSGHFLINAMLCSYLEPARQKGIKVDCLVLVPDQLAFSDAELCTLLSNLLQNAVEACTSLPREVKPYIRFEMSLNGNLLSFLCVNSAGPGKSSGPFPTTKQDSQNHGLGLPAIARITEKYSGAMSAVKENGTFTVRGILSLPSSVS
- a CDS encoding LytR/AlgR family response regulator transcription factor codes for the protein MLYIAVCDDIEEERSALRCFLNSYFVQNPYPYTITEYATGESLCDDISEGSRFDLIFLDIFMSGMSGIETARQLREYDRQAAVIFLTTTPDFALESYDVRAYGYLVKPLKAQKAEWLLDCYLREEYGGRQKTLMVREGSRGVRIPYREIEYIESNRNLLLVHLENEEVHRVYAKLDDVEQELASHGFLRCHQSFLINMERVQAALDDFVMESGTRVPIRQRGAKAIRDNYFEYILSQAERTRI
- a CDS encoding sensor histidine kinase, whose product is MSDGLGAAVAGGGVLCFFIGMTHTFYHSRRKNLQTILCWVLCILFVCLFSSFLHPFFGSRSVEMAGLFLIFAYLYLFNVPVRQRLFTFFFINTFLYAAVLMAKYTALLLCDVCPAHFSRFGFMMFYFIYTFLCLWIYWKKLRKPVLRWLLQFGRHSRGAAVFAGSGYFLMLLLFDVWGNQGGAEPVEYLNVVLFLILLASGYSLAFFHMAAAGEADEAKRRAERTAEELRKSEQYYKTLTLHQQKIRRMQHDMRHHFRVLESCLRSGQLQYMQSYLDGLLENISEHSGQALCANYTAGILLGYYAERAEAEGIRFRCDAQIPTEISVHDSHLSVVLGNALQNALEACQRLSDKEERFIELLARVRGGFLILEVKNSFDGMVIYDSEGKIKSGKLEDDHGLGLESVADIAGQYHGYYFAGPEGKIFVLRVVLGLTTE
- a CDS encoding STAS domain-containing protein; protein product: MTISKIQIESELTVILEGRLDTTTAPELEAELKQSMDGVDCLILDMEKLVYLSSAGLRVILGAQKQMNKQGKLLVRHVNDTIMEVFEVTGFTDILTIEN